A genomic region of Mycobacterium senriense contains the following coding sequences:
- a CDS encoding MOSC and FAD-binding oxidoreductase domain-containing protein, whose translation MGRLVSVNVGMPKNVQWRDKTVYTGIWKVPVEGPVMVRRLNIDGDGQGDLAGHGGEQRAVMVYQSESYDFWRTYLDRDDLRPGHFGENFTVTGLADDDVCIGDRYRIGDAEFEVTQPRVTCFRVGLRLNEPDMPNLLVSQHRPGFYFRVITEGRVRAGDDIVRIHRGRHELSVAEVDALLYLPDRNFERLREATDVTALSPGWQQSFHDMLAARDGADAAAPPIGVEPGWKGFRSLRVTQTCRESPQVLSIRLQADDHGPLPPALPGQYLTVKITGAGEPAPLRSYSLSDDSAAGHYRISVKREDHGVVSRWLHAHIQPGSVIAAAAPRGDFFLAEDGGPVILLSAGIGATPVLAMLHALSAAGSQRDIWWLHTTRNRETQSFAAEVTALIASLPHARQLVFYTEKQGRLSRESIAALGLPTDASVYLCGPTQFMTDMRDDLVGMGFDPARIRSELFGALPAINPGVVETGERKPPHPPIGQRGTGPAITFARSGLTVNWSPGYRSILDLAEACDVPTRFSCRSGVCHMCVTGMVAGSATYVQQPLEPPADGSVLICSAVPETDVVLDL comes from the coding sequence GTGGGCAGGCTTGTTTCGGTGAACGTGGGCATGCCTAAGAACGTCCAATGGCGGGACAAAACGGTCTACACCGGTATATGGAAGGTTCCGGTTGAGGGACCGGTGATGGTGCGCCGGCTGAACATTGACGGCGACGGACAAGGCGACCTCGCCGGCCACGGTGGGGAACAACGCGCCGTCATGGTCTACCAGAGTGAGTCCTACGACTTTTGGAGAACATACCTGGATCGCGACGACCTGCGACCAGGCCACTTCGGCGAGAACTTCACCGTCACCGGGCTCGCCGACGACGACGTCTGCATCGGTGACCGCTACCGCATCGGCGACGCGGAATTCGAGGTCACTCAGCCGCGTGTCACGTGCTTTCGGGTGGGTCTGCGGTTGAACGAGCCCGACATGCCCAATTTGCTCGTCTCCCAACATCGCCCCGGCTTCTACTTCCGCGTCATCACCGAAGGCCGGGTGCGCGCCGGCGACGACATCGTGCGGATCCACCGCGGCCGCCACGAGCTCAGCGTCGCTGAGGTGGACGCGTTGCTCTACCTGCCGGACCGCAACTTCGAACGGCTGCGCGAGGCGACCGACGTCACGGCGCTCAGTCCCGGGTGGCAACAGTCTTTTCATGACATGCTGGCAGCGCGCGACGGCGCGGACGCTGCGGCACCGCCCATCGGAGTTGAACCGGGATGGAAGGGCTTTCGCAGTTTGCGGGTGACCCAAACATGCCGGGAGAGCCCGCAAGTACTGTCGATCCGGCTCCAGGCCGACGACCACGGTCCGCTACCGCCCGCGCTTCCGGGTCAATACCTGACAGTCAAGATCACCGGTGCCGGCGAGCCCGCACCATTGCGCAGCTACTCGCTGTCGGACGATTCCGCCGCCGGCCATTACCGCATCAGCGTCAAGCGCGAGGACCACGGTGTGGTGAGCCGGTGGCTGCACGCCCACATCCAGCCGGGGTCGGTGATAGCGGCGGCCGCCCCACGCGGCGACTTCTTCCTCGCCGAGGACGGCGGTCCGGTCATCCTGTTGTCTGCCGGTATCGGGGCGACGCCGGTCCTCGCGATGCTGCATGCGCTGTCCGCGGCCGGGAGTCAACGCGACATCTGGTGGTTGCACACCACCCGCAATCGCGAAACGCAGTCCTTCGCAGCCGAAGTCACGGCACTCATCGCGTCGTTGCCACACGCCAGGCAGCTGGTCTTTTACACCGAAAAGCAGGGCCGTTTGAGCCGAGAATCGATCGCCGCATTGGGACTGCCCACCGATGCCTCCGTCTACCTCTGCGGGCCTACACAATTCATGACGGATATGCGCGACGATCTAGTGGGGATGGGATTCGACCCCGCCCGCATTCGCAGCGAGCTGTTCGGCGCGCTGCCCGCCATCAATCCGGGTGTTGTCGAGACCGGGGAGCGCAAGCCCCCGCACCCGCCGATCGGACAGCGGGGAACCGGACCGGCGATTACGTTCGCGCGCAGCGGATTAACGGTCAACTGGTCACCCGGTTACCGAAGCATCCTCGATCTCGCCGAAGCCTGCGACGTGCCAACCCGTTTTTCCTGCCGAAGCGGGGTATGTCACATGTGCGTCACCGGGATGGTCGCGGGTTCGGCCACTTACGTCCAGCAGCCGTTGGAGCCGCCCGCTGACGGGTCGGTCCTGATCTGCTCGGCGGTCCCGGAAACCGATGTGGTGCTGGACCTCTAG
- a CDS encoding SDR family NAD(P)-dependent oxidoreductase, with translation MATTLAGSTALVTGATSGIGREIALQLASRGAEIVVQGRNAERGAKTVRDIENAGGKARFVAAGLNVADDVRRLAAEAGPVDILINNAGIYEFGPTADADDATFDEHVNVNLRAPYILVQQLVPGMAARGAGAVVNVSTLAASVATRGAGIYGATKAGLEQLTRVWADEFGESGVRVNAVAAGPTETPGAAALPGVLDTIATITTLQRVADSSEIASAVVFLASPDASYVNGAILHATGGQRAIAA, from the coding sequence ATGGCAACAACTTTGGCAGGGTCGACCGCATTGGTGACGGGCGCGACATCGGGGATCGGGCGGGAAATCGCACTGCAGCTCGCGAGTCGCGGCGCCGAAATCGTGGTGCAGGGCCGCAATGCCGAGCGGGGCGCAAAAACCGTTCGTGACATTGAAAATGCCGGCGGCAAGGCGCGTTTCGTCGCCGCCGGCCTCAACGTCGCCGATGATGTCCGGCGGTTGGCGGCCGAGGCGGGACCGGTGGACATCCTGATCAACAATGCCGGAATCTACGAATTCGGCCCCACGGCGGACGCCGACGACGCGACCTTCGACGAACACGTCAACGTGAACCTGCGCGCGCCGTACATCCTGGTGCAGCAGTTGGTGCCGGGCATGGCCGCTCGGGGCGCCGGCGCGGTGGTCAACGTGAGCACCCTGGCCGCATCGGTAGCAACACGCGGCGCGGGGATCTACGGGGCCACCAAAGCCGGCTTGGAGCAGTTGACCCGCGTGTGGGCCGATGAGTTCGGCGAGTCGGGTGTACGGGTGAACGCGGTCGCCGCGGGACCGACCGAAACGCCTGGGGCCGCCGCCCTTCCGGGTGTCCTCGACACGATCGCAACGATCACCACACTGCAGCGAGTCGCCGATTCCAGCGAAATCGCCAGCGCCGTGGTCTTTCTCGCCTCTCCGGACGCCAGCTATGTCAACGGCGCCATACTGCATGCGACCGGAGGCCAGCGAGCGATTGCCGCGTAA
- a CDS encoding family 1 encapsulin nanocompartment shell protein, with the protein MNNLYRDLAPVTEAAWEEIELEATRTFKRHIAGRRVVDVSEPGGPVTAAVSTGRLANVASPTDGVEAHLRESKPLVRLRVPFTLSRYEIDNVERGANDSDWDPVKDAAKKLAFVEDRAIFEGYAAAAIEGIRSASSNKSLTLPADPREIPDVVTQAISELRLAGVDGPYSVLLSADVYTRVSETTEHGYPILEHIDRLVPGDIIWAPAIDGAFVLTTRGGDFDLQLGTDVSIGYTSHDADTVQLYLQETMTFLCYTAEASVPLSP; encoded by the coding sequence ATGAACAACCTCTATCGCGACCTGGCACCGGTCACCGAAGCCGCTTGGGAAGAAATCGAATTGGAGGCGACCCGCACCTTCAAACGCCACATCGCCGGGCGCCGGGTGGTCGACGTGAGCGAGCCCGGCGGCCCGGTCACCGCCGCGGTGAGCACCGGTCGGCTCGCGAACGTGGCGTCCCCCACCGACGGCGTGGAGGCCCACCTGCGGGAAAGCAAACCCCTTGTCCGACTGCGGGTTCCATTCACCCTGTCGCGCTATGAGATCGACAACGTCGAGCGCGGAGCCAACGACTCCGACTGGGACCCGGTCAAGGATGCCGCCAAGAAGCTGGCTTTCGTGGAAGACCGGGCCATCTTCGAGGGCTACGCCGCGGCAGCCATCGAAGGCATCCGTTCGGCCAGCTCGAACAAGTCGCTGACCCTGCCGGCGGATCCGCGCGAGATTCCCGACGTCGTCACCCAGGCGATCTCCGAACTCCGGCTGGCCGGTGTCGACGGCCCCTACTCGGTGCTGCTGTCCGCCGACGTCTACACGCGGGTCAGCGAGACGACCGAACACGGCTATCCGATTCTCGAACACATCGACCGGCTGGTCCCCGGAGACATCATCTGGGCGCCGGCCATCGACGGCGCCTTCGTGCTGACCACCCGCGGCGGCGACTTCGACCTGCAGCTCGGGACGGACGTGTCGATCGGGTACACCAGCCATGACGCCGACACCGTGCAGCTTTATCTCCAGGAGACAATGACCTTCCTGTGCTACACCGCGGAGGCCTCCGTCCCGCTCAGCCCGTAG
- a CDS encoding Dyp-type peroxidase: MPPVQPQPILAPLTPAAIFLVVTIDDGGEAAVHDALPDIPGLVRAIGFREPQKRLSAIASIGSDAWDRLFSGPRPAELHRFPELKGPRHSAPATPGDLLFHIRAESLDVCFELADRILKSMGGAVTVVDEVHGFRYFDNRDLLGFVDGTENPDGALATSATSVGDEDPDFAGSCYVHVQKYLHDMSSWSSIPVTEQERVIGRTKLDDIELDDDVKPGNAHIALNVITDDDGTELKIVRHNMPFGELGKSEYGTYFIGYSRTPQVTERMLRNMFLGDPPGNTDRILDFSTAVTGGLFFSPTLDFLDDPPPLPAAPAAETPVAQNGSLSIGSLKGTTS, from the coding sequence GTGCCCCCCGTCCAGCCGCAGCCCATCCTCGCGCCGCTGACCCCCGCGGCGATCTTCCTGGTGGTGACCATCGACGACGGCGGCGAGGCGGCGGTGCACGACGCGCTGCCCGACATTCCCGGGCTGGTCCGCGCGATCGGCTTCCGCGAACCGCAGAAACGGTTGTCGGCGATCGCCTCGATCGGCTCCGACGCGTGGGATCGCCTGTTCTCCGGACCGCGGCCCGCCGAACTGCATCGTTTCCCCGAGTTGAAAGGACCGCGGCACAGCGCCCCCGCCACACCCGGCGATCTGTTGTTCCACATCCGGGCGGAGAGCTTGGACGTCTGCTTCGAGCTGGCCGACCGGATCCTCAAATCGATGGGCGGCGCGGTCACCGTGGTCGACGAGGTGCACGGTTTCCGCTACTTCGACAACCGCGACTTACTCGGATTCGTTGACGGCACCGAGAACCCGGACGGCGCGCTGGCCACCAGCGCCACCTCCGTCGGCGACGAGGACCCCGACTTCGCCGGCTCTTGCTATGTGCACGTGCAGAAGTACCTGCACGACATGTCGTCGTGGAGTTCGATCCCGGTCACCGAGCAGGAGCGCGTGATCGGTCGCACCAAGCTCGATGACATCGAGCTCGACGACGACGTCAAGCCGGGCAACGCCCACATCGCCCTCAACGTGATCACCGACGACGACGGCACCGAACTGAAGATCGTGCGGCACAACATGCCGTTCGGCGAGCTCGGCAAGAGCGAATACGGCACGTACTTCATCGGCTATTCGCGCACGCCGCAAGTCACCGAACGGATGCTGCGCAACATGTTCCTCGGCGACCCGCCCGGCAACACCGACCGCATCCTGGACTTCTCCACGGCCGTCACCGGCGGGTTGTTCTTCTCCCCCACCCTCGACTTTCTCGACGATCCACCACCGCTGCCAGCAGCGCCGGCGGCGGAAACGCCTGTTGCACAGAACGGCTCACTTTCGATCGGCAGCCTGAAAGGAACCACTTCATGA
- a CDS encoding M18 family aminopeptidase, producing MFNMSGGPRNQAKSSASAQGLCDFIDASPSPFHVCATVAARLIAAGYTELSEAKHWPSEPGRYFTVRAGSLVAWNSVGAHGPFRIVGAHTDSPNLRVKQHPDRVVAGWRVVALEPYGGVWLNSWLDRDLGISGRLSVRADGEDGGIAHRLVRIDEPILRVPQLAIHLAEDRKSLTLDPQRHVNAVWGVGETPRSFVDYVAQRAGLAASDVLAADLMTHDLTPATVIGADASLLSAPRLDNQASCYAGLEALLAVERAGPQLPVLVIFDHEEVGSSSDHGAQSDLLGTVLERIVLAAGGSREDYLRRLPASLLASADMAHATHPNYPERHEPSHPIAVNAGPVLKVHPNLRYATDSRTAAAFALACRQAGVQLQRYEHRADLPCGSTIGPLTSARTGIPTVDVGAAQLAMHSARELMGVHDVAAYSAAMQAFLSAD from the coding sequence ATGTTCAACATGTCCGGCGGGCCTCGAAACCAGGCGAAGTCCTCAGCGAGTGCGCAAGGACTCTGCGATTTCATCGACGCCTCTCCGTCGCCGTTTCACGTGTGCGCCACGGTGGCCGCCCGGCTGATCGCTGCCGGATACACCGAACTGAGCGAGGCTAAACACTGGCCGTCGGAGCCGGGGCGCTACTTCACCGTGCGGGCGGGCTCGCTGGTCGCCTGGAATTCGGTGGGCGCCCACGGGCCGTTCCGAATCGTGGGAGCGCACACCGACAGTCCTAACCTCAGGGTCAAGCAGCATCCCGACCGGGTGGTCGCCGGCTGGCGGGTGGTGGCGCTGGAACCCTATGGGGGCGTGTGGCTCAACTCGTGGCTGGACCGCGATCTGGGCATCAGTGGGCGCCTGTCGGTGCGGGCGGACGGTGAAGACGGCGGGATCGCGCACCGGCTGGTGCGTATCGACGAGCCGATCCTTCGGGTGCCACAGCTGGCCATCCATCTGGCCGAGGACCGCAAGTCGCTGACGCTGGACCCGCAGCGACACGTCAACGCGGTGTGGGGTGTCGGGGAGACGCCGCGGTCATTCGTCGATTACGTCGCCCAGCGCGCCGGCCTGGCGGCGTCCGACGTGCTGGCCGCCGACCTGATGACTCACGACCTGACTCCCGCCACGGTGATCGGGGCCGACGCCAGCTTGCTGAGCGCGCCCCGGCTGGACAATCAGGCCAGTTGCTACGCGGGGCTGGAGGCGCTGCTGGCCGTGGAACGGGCCGGGCCCCAGCTGCCCGTGTTGGTGATCTTCGATCACGAGGAGGTCGGATCGTCGTCGGATCACGGCGCGCAATCCGACCTGCTGGGCACCGTGCTGGAGCGGATCGTGCTGGCGGCCGGCGGTAGCCGCGAGGACTACCTGCGCCGGCTGCCGGCCTCGCTGCTGGCCTCGGCGGACATGGCGCACGCCACCCATCCCAACTACCCGGAGCGACACGAGCCCAGTCACCCGATCGCGGTCAACGCCGGGCCGGTGCTCAAGGTGCACCCGAATCTGCGTTACGCCACCGATAGCCGCACCGCCGCGGCGTTCGCGCTGGCCTGTCGGCAGGCCGGGGTGCAGCTGCAGCGCTACGAACACCGGGCCGACCTGCCGTGTGGGTCGACGATCGGGCCGCTGACCTCCGCGCGCACGGGCATCCCCACCGTCGACGTCGGCGCCGCTCAACTGGCGATGCATTCCGCGCGCGAGTTGATGGGCGTGCACGACGTTGCCGCCTACTCGGCCGCGATGCAGGCGTTCCTTTCCGCCGACTAG
- a CDS encoding VOC family protein, protein MALSVEMLTFDCDNPAKLAGWWAEQFGGTTHEVLADEFTAVTFGDGLRLGFQKVPDPTPGKNRVHLDLSAADVDAEVSRLTAGGATEIGRHQFGESFRWVVLADPEGNVFCVVRQ, encoded by the coding sequence ATGGCGCTCAGCGTGGAGATGTTGACCTTCGACTGCGACAACCCCGCGAAGCTGGCCGGCTGGTGGGCCGAGCAGTTCGGCGGGACGACGCACGAGGTGCTCGCCGACGAGTTCACCGCGGTGACCTTCGGCGACGGGCTGCGGCTCGGATTCCAGAAGGTGCCCGATCCCACGCCCGGCAAGAACCGCGTGCACCTCGACTTGAGTGCGGCCGACGTCGACGCCGAGGTGTCGCGGCTGACGGCGGGCGGAGCGACCGAGATCGGCCGGCACCAGTTCGGCGAAAGCTTCCGCTGGGTGGTGCTGGCCGACCCCGAGGGCAACGTGTTCTGCGTCGTGCGTCAGTAG
- a CDS encoding nuclear transport factor 2 family protein: protein MTDVQSAPKFSAEVFAAYWAAPTMSRGFDILADDIVGYWPGDPEPVRGIEPYTAKIAELLDAAPDLRLEVVDSATVPGAAENEELVFLHYVGHGTGPDGPFQIRGLDRVRTRDGIVVENVIRYDPVFVGRD from the coding sequence ATGACCGACGTCCAATCCGCCCCGAAATTCAGCGCCGAGGTGTTCGCCGCGTATTGGGCGGCGCCCACCATGTCGCGCGGTTTCGACATCCTGGCCGACGACATCGTCGGCTACTGGCCGGGCGACCCCGAGCCGGTCCGAGGCATCGAGCCATACACGGCGAAGATAGCCGAATTGCTGGACGCTGCACCGGATTTGCGGCTCGAGGTGGTGGACAGCGCGACGGTTCCCGGCGCCGCCGAGAACGAGGAGCTGGTGTTCTTGCACTATGTGGGTCACGGCACCGGCCCGGACGGACCTTTCCAGATCCGGGGCCTGGACCGGGTTCGCACCCGTGACGGGATCGTCGTGGAGAACGTCATCCGCTACGACCCGGTCTTTGTGGGCCGGGACTGA
- a CDS encoding helix-turn-helix domain-containing protein has protein sequence MSHAAVGTLLREWRTRRRVSQLDLSLSVGVSARHLSFIETGRSRPSPEMVLTLADGLDIPLRERNTLLLAAGFAPRYQSRPLEDAALSPARDAVQRLLDAHDPYPGIVIDRCWNIVGANAAASALTAGLPEELVGPPANVYRLCLHPDGLAGRTLNFPDWAGYLLHQLKRTAALTGDPGLAALEEEVRGYPGVAAAKARGALPDSASLLIPFVLDAGEGRRLSMFTTLTTFGTPLDVTLAELAVELFYPADAESEDLLRCG, from the coding sequence GTGAGTCACGCTGCAGTTGGCACCTTGTTGCGCGAGTGGCGGACGCGCCGACGCGTGAGTCAGCTCGACCTGTCGCTCAGTGTCGGCGTGTCGGCGCGGCATCTGAGCTTCATCGAGACGGGACGCTCCCGCCCCAGTCCCGAGATGGTGCTTACCCTCGCCGACGGCCTCGATATACCGCTGCGAGAACGCAACACGCTGCTCCTGGCCGCCGGGTTCGCGCCGCGCTACCAATCGCGACCGCTCGAGGATGCCGCACTCTCACCGGCCCGGGATGCGGTGCAGCGCCTGCTCGATGCGCATGACCCCTACCCGGGCATCGTCATCGACCGCTGCTGGAACATCGTGGGGGCCAACGCCGCAGCCTCCGCGCTGACCGCCGGCCTGCCCGAGGAGCTGGTGGGCCCGCCGGCCAATGTCTACCGGTTGTGCCTGCATCCAGACGGTCTGGCCGGGCGAACCCTGAATTTCCCAGACTGGGCGGGCTACCTGCTGCACCAGCTGAAGCGCACGGCCGCGCTCACCGGCGACCCGGGGCTGGCGGCGCTCGAGGAGGAGGTGCGCGGCTATCCGGGGGTCGCGGCGGCCAAGGCGCGGGGCGCACTCCCGGACAGCGCGTCACTGCTCATTCCGTTCGTCCTCGACGCCGGCGAGGGCCGGCGGTTGTCGATGTTCACGACGCTGACCACCTTCGGCACCCCCCTCGACGTGACCCTCGCCGAACTGGCCGTCGAATTGTTCTATCCCGCCGACGCCGAAAGCGAGGACCTGCTCCGCTGCGGATAG
- the purL gene encoding phosphoribosylformylglycinamidine synthase subunit PurL, with protein MTVSGTSARTQAIDTVEHAASTPDEPQPFAELGLKDDEYQRIREILGRRPTDTELAMYSVMWSEHCSYKSSKVHLRYFGETTTDEMRAGMLAGIGENAGVVDIGDGWAVTFKVESHNHPSYVEPYQGAATGVGGIVRDIMAMGARPVAVMDQLRFGAADAPDTRRVVDGVVRGIGGYGNSLGLPNIGGETIFDACYAGNPLVNAMCVGVLRQEDLHLAFASGTGNKIILFGARTGLDGIGGVSVLASDTFDSEGSRKKLPSVQVGDPFMEKVLIECCLELYAGHLVVGIQDLGGAGLSCATSELASAGDGGMAVRLETVPLRTNQMTPAEILCSESQERMCAVVTPENVDAFMAVCRKWDVLATVIGEVTDGDRLRITWQGQTVVDVPPRTVAHEGPVYQRPVARPDTQDALNADSSTRLPRPATGDELRATLLALLGSPHLCSRAFITEQYDRYVRGNTVLAEHADGGVLRVDESTGRGIALSTDASGRYTKLDPYAGAQLALAEAYRNVAVTGAAPVAVTNCLNFGSPEDPGVMWQFSQAVRGLADGCVALGIPVTGGNVSFYNQTGSSAILPTPVVGVLGVIDNVARRIPTGLGTEPGETLMLLGDTRDEFDGSVWAQVTADHLGGLPPKVDLAREKLLGEVLRSASRDGLVSAAHDLSEGGLAQAVVEAALAGETGCRIVLSEGADPFVTLFSESAGRVLVAVPRTEESRFRSMCEARGLPAVRIGVVDQASDAVEVQGLFTVSLAELRETSEAVLPRLFG; from the coding sequence GTGACTGTCTCCGGGACGAGTGCGCGCACTCAGGCCATCGACACCGTCGAGCACGCCGCCTCCACTCCCGACGAACCGCAGCCCTTCGCCGAACTGGGTCTCAAAGACGACGAATACCAGCGCATCCGCGAGATCCTCGGCCGTCGCCCGACCGACACCGAGCTGGCGATGTACTCGGTGATGTGGAGCGAGCACTGCTCGTACAAGTCGTCCAAGGTGCACCTGCGCTACTTCGGGGAGACCACGACCGACGAAATGCGGGCCGGCATGCTGGCCGGCATCGGCGAGAACGCCGGCGTCGTCGACATCGGCGACGGCTGGGCGGTCACCTTCAAAGTCGAGTCGCACAACCACCCGTCCTACGTCGAGCCTTATCAGGGTGCGGCCACCGGAGTCGGCGGGATCGTCCGCGACATCATGGCGATGGGCGCGCGACCGGTCGCGGTGATGGATCAGCTTCGGTTCGGCGCCGCGGATGCGCCGGATACCCGCCGCGTGGTCGACGGCGTGGTCCGCGGCATCGGCGGCTACGGCAACTCGTTGGGCCTGCCCAACATCGGCGGCGAGACCATCTTCGATGCGTGCTACGCCGGCAACCCGTTGGTGAACGCCATGTGCGTCGGTGTGCTGCGTCAGGAGGACCTGCATCTGGCCTTCGCCTCCGGCACCGGCAACAAGATCATCCTGTTCGGTGCCCGCACCGGGCTTGACGGCATCGGCGGGGTGTCGGTGCTGGCGTCGGACACCTTCGACAGCGAGGGTTCCCGCAAGAAGCTGCCTTCGGTTCAGGTCGGTGACCCGTTCATGGAGAAGGTGCTCATCGAGTGCTGCCTCGAGCTGTACGCCGGTCACCTGGTGGTCGGCATCCAGGACCTGGGCGGCGCCGGATTGTCATGCGCCACTTCGGAATTGGCCTCGGCCGGCGACGGCGGGATGGCGGTCCGGCTCGAGACCGTGCCGCTGCGGACCAACCAGATGACGCCCGCGGAGATCCTGTGTAGCGAGTCCCAGGAGCGGATGTGCGCGGTCGTCACCCCGGAAAACGTCGACGCCTTCATGGCGGTGTGCCGCAAGTGGGACGTGCTGGCCACGGTGATCGGCGAGGTCACCGACGGCGACCGGTTGCGAATCACCTGGCAGGGCCAGACGGTGGTCGACGTGCCGCCGCGCACCGTCGCCCACGAAGGCCCGGTCTACCAGCGTCCGGTCGCCCGCCCCGACACGCAGGACGCGCTGAACGCCGACAGCTCGACACGGCTGCCACGGCCGGCCACGGGTGACGAGCTGCGCGCGACTTTGCTTGCGCTGCTGGGCAGTCCGCATCTGTGCAGCCGCGCGTTCATCACCGAGCAGTACGACCGCTACGTGCGCGGCAATACCGTGCTGGCCGAGCACGCCGACGGCGGCGTGCTGCGCGTCGACGAATCCACCGGCCGCGGCATCGCCTTATCGACCGACGCGTCGGGCCGTTACACGAAGCTGGATCCCTATGCCGGCGCCCAGCTCGCCCTCGCCGAGGCCTACCGCAACGTCGCGGTCACCGGGGCGGCCCCGGTCGCGGTGACCAACTGCCTGAATTTCGGTTCGCCCGAAGACCCCGGAGTGATGTGGCAGTTCTCGCAGGCGGTGCGCGGCCTGGCCGACGGCTGTGTGGCCCTGGGTATTCCGGTGACGGGCGGCAACGTCAGCTTCTACAACCAGACGGGGTCGTCGGCGATCCTGCCCACCCCGGTGGTAGGGGTGCTCGGCGTCATCGACAATGTCGCGCGGCGCATCCCCACCGGGCTGGGCACAGAGCCCGGGGAAACCCTGATGCTGCTCGGGGATACGCGCGACGAGTTCGACGGTTCGGTCTGGGCGCAGGTGACCGCCGACCATCTCGGCGGGCTGCCGCCCAAGGTGGACCTGGCCCGCGAGAAGCTGCTGGGCGAGGTACTGCGTTCGGCGTCGCGCGACGGCCTGGTGTCCGCGGCGCACGACCTGTCCGAAGGCGGCCTCGCGCAGGCCGTCGTCGAAGCCGCCCTGGCCGGTGAAACGGGTTGTCGCATCGTGCTTTCCGAGGGTGCCGATCCGTTCGTGACGTTGTTCTCCGAGTCGGCGGGCCGTGTGTTGGTGGCGGTGCCGCGCACCGAGGAGAGCCGGTTCCGTTCGATGTGTGAGGCTCGGGGGCTGCCGGCGGTGCGCATCGGCGTGGTCGACCAGGCGTCCGACGCGGTGGAGGTGCAGGGACTGTTCACGGTCTCGCTGGCCGAGCTGCGCGAGACCTCCGAGGCGGTGCTGCCGCGGCTGTTCGGCTGA
- a CDS encoding Rv0804 family intramembrane glutamic endopeptidase translates to MSDKCFRRAGALSLAAALVGWSFVSPRLPVAWRTALQAGAGGLLVLLTRAPLGLGPPRLWAGLRLGSLAAFSTASGVAATTLLPPVRRSMADRDPPATAPDWLLLRIPVGTVWSEESAFRGALATAGSAAFGARGGRLLQAGAFGLSHIADARATGEPVIGTVLVTGIAGWLFGWLADRSGSLAAPMLAHLAINEAGAVAVLAVQSANR, encoded by the coding sequence ATGTCTGACAAGTGTTTCCGTCGGGCTGGCGCATTGTCTCTGGCCGCCGCCCTGGTCGGCTGGAGCTTCGTCAGTCCTCGGTTGCCGGTAGCGTGGCGGACAGCGTTGCAGGCGGGTGCGGGTGGCCTGCTCGTGTTGCTGACGCGGGCGCCGCTGGGTCTGGGCCCGCCCCGGCTATGGGCCGGGCTGCGGCTGGGTTCACTGGCCGCCTTCTCGACGGCGAGCGGGGTCGCCGCGACCACTCTGCTGCCGCCGGTGCGCCGATCGATGGCCGACCGCGACCCGCCGGCGACCGCGCCGGACTGGCTGCTGTTGCGGATACCGGTGGGCACCGTGTGGTCGGAGGAATCCGCCTTTCGCGGGGCACTGGCCACCGCCGGCTCGGCTGCTTTCGGTGCCCGCGGCGGACGGTTGTTGCAGGCCGGCGCTTTTGGCCTCTCGCACATCGCCGATGCGCGCGCGACGGGTGAGCCGGTGATCGGGACCGTGCTCGTCACCGGAATCGCGGGCTGGCTCTTCGGTTGGCTGGCCGACCGGTCGGGCAGCCTGGCCGCGCCCATGCTGGCGCACCTGGCCATCAATGAAGCCGGGGCGGTCGCCGTGCTGGCTGTGCAGTCGGCGAACCGCTGA